A genomic stretch from Deltaproteobacteria bacterium includes:
- a CDS encoding helix-turn-helix domain-containing protein, translated as MRSPDTETSLAETADDSVPEPITPPGSAIFNTKQLMEKLDLEVTPDFVTELARDHRIPAFKAGARWRFRSEDIGRIRQEIRKYLERQGG; from the coding sequence ATGAGGTCACCGGATACAGAGACATCACTGGCCGAAACGGCCGATGACTCCGTGCCGGAGCCGATCACACCCCCCGGTTCCGCCATCTTCAACACCAAGCAGTTGATGGAGAAGCTGGACCTGGAAGTGACTCCCGACTTCGTGACCGAACTGGCCCGTGACCACCGTATCCCGGCCTTCAAGGCAGGGGCCCGCTGGCGGTTCCGGAGCGAGGATATCGGCAGGATCCGTCAGGAAATCCGCAAATACCTGGAACGCCAGGGCGGCTGA
- the sugE gene encoding quaternary ammonium compound efflux SMR transporter SugE — protein sequence MAWTYLFVAGILEIAWAVGLKYSDGFTRLNVTIPTVTAMAASFYFLAQAIRVLPIGTAYAIWTGIGAAGTAVAGMILWQESREVARLLCLLLIITGIIGLKLTAKG from the coding sequence ATGGCCTGGACCTATCTGTTTGTCGCCGGAATACTCGAAATAGCGTGGGCCGTCGGCCTCAAATATTCGGACGGCTTTACCCGCCTGAACGTGACCATTCCCACTGTGACCGCCATGGCAGCCAGTTTCTATTTCCTCGCACAGGCGATCCGCGTGCTCCCGATCGGCACCGCCTATGCCATCTGGACCGGCATCGGCGCCGCCGGGACGGCGGTGGCGGGCATGATCCTCTGGCAGGAGTCCCGTGAAGTGGCGCGCCTTCTGTGCCTGCTGCTCATCATTACCGGGATCATCGGACTGAAACTGACGGCGAAGGGATAA
- a CDS encoding MaoC family dehydratase N-terminal domain-containing protein yields MPIDAAKVKGAQTKPVEFSWGQDQIILYALGVGVGYQQDPVDKKKVLQYTYENGLKVLPTYGVVPAFPAMGGLMGMPGLSFNPMMLLHGEQYTEILKAPLPVKAKTTTIGTVTGVYDKGKGALLVLDAITKDESGTEILKNTFSAFIRGEGGFGGEKGPEPGNEAPNRAPDAVIEYPTMGHQAILYRLSGDKNPLHIDPMMAKMGKFDKPILHGLCTFGNVGRAVIEACADNNPEKFKSIKVRFASPVYPGETIKVEMWKESPTEIICQAKIKERKGPDGGELVVVSNARVQLFA; encoded by the coding sequence ATGCCGATTGATGCAGCCAAAGTGAAAGGCGCCCAGACGAAGCCCGTCGAGTTTTCGTGGGGTCAGGACCAGATCATCCTTTACGCCCTCGGTGTGGGGGTAGGCTACCAGCAGGACCCGGTCGACAAGAAGAAGGTTCTCCAGTACACCTACGAGAACGGCCTCAAGGTGCTGCCGACCTACGGCGTCGTCCCGGCCTTCCCTGCGATGGGCGGCCTCATGGGCATGCCCGGCCTGTCGTTCAACCCGATGATGCTGCTCCACGGCGAGCAGTACACTGAAATCCTCAAGGCCCCGCTTCCCGTCAAGGCCAAGACGACCACGATCGGCACGGTCACCGGCGTCTATGACAAGGGCAAGGGCGCGCTGCTCGTCCTTGACGCGATCACCAAGGACGAGAGCGGGACGGAAATCCTCAAAAACACCTTCTCGGCATTCATCCGCGGCGAAGGCGGTTTTGGCGGCGAGAAGGGCCCGGAGCCCGGCAATGAGGCGCCAAACCGTGCTCCCGATGCCGTGATCGAATACCCGACGATGGGGCACCAGGCGATCCTCTACCGGCTGTCAGGGGACAAGAACCCGCTGCACATCGACCCGATGATGGCGAAGATGGGCAAGTTCGACAAGCCGATCCTCCACGGCCTGTGCACCTTCGGTAACGTGGGCCGAGCCGTGATCGAGGCCTGCGCCGACAACAACCCGGAGAAGTTCAAGTCGATCAAGGTGCGCTTTGCCTCGCCCGTTTACCCCGGCGAGACGATCAAGGTCGAAATGTGGAAGGAATCGCCCACCGAGATCATCTGCCAGGCGAAGATCAAGGAGCGCAAGGGCCCCGACGGCGGCGAGCTTGTCGTCGTCTCGAACGCCCGCGTGCAGCTCTTCGCGTAA